A portion of the Burkholderia sp. GAS332 genome contains these proteins:
- a CDS encoding membrane fusion protein, multidrug efflux system, whose protein sequence is MSDTITTDRTSADPAQSNSKGAHDGTTGTPPNATPPGGSSKRKLWLALLGIGVVVAGAAYGAYYFTYGQYHQSTDDAYVNGNLVQLTPQVTGTVNAVDTDDTQIVKAGDPVVTLDPADSKIALLNAEAALGQAVRQVSTLYVNNDYYAANIAQRESDLARAQDDLQRRVAVASTGAVSAEDVSHAHDAVAAAQAALDAARQQAQSNRALTDRTSIEQHPDVRAAAAKLRDAYLEYARNTLPAPVTGYVAQRSVQVGERVAPGTPLMSIVPLDGVWVDANFKEVQLRRMRIGQPVTMTADVYGSSVKYHGRVIGFSAGTGSAFATLPAQNATGNWIKIVQRLPVRIALDPKELEAHPLRIGLSMDVDADTRDVSGTQLGAAVNTTYHTDVFAQYGDKADAEIAKIIEQNEVTAPSKVTTSAARKVAMREQARG, encoded by the coding sequence ATGAGCGATACCATCACGACCGACCGTACGAGCGCGGACCCGGCACAATCGAACAGCAAGGGTGCACACGATGGCACCACCGGAACCCCGCCGAACGCGACGCCGCCCGGCGGCTCGAGCAAGCGCAAGCTGTGGCTCGCGCTGCTGGGCATCGGGGTCGTGGTCGCGGGTGCTGCGTATGGCGCGTACTACTTCACGTATGGGCAATATCACCAGTCGACCGACGACGCGTACGTCAACGGCAACCTCGTGCAGCTCACGCCGCAGGTGACCGGCACGGTCAACGCGGTCGACACGGACGACACGCAGATCGTGAAAGCGGGTGACCCGGTCGTCACGCTGGACCCGGCCGATTCGAAGATCGCGCTCCTGAACGCCGAGGCGGCGCTCGGCCAGGCCGTGCGCCAGGTGAGCACGCTCTACGTGAACAACGACTACTACGCGGCCAACATCGCGCAGCGCGAGTCGGACCTGGCCCGCGCGCAGGACGATCTGCAGCGCCGTGTCGCGGTGGCCAGCACCGGCGCGGTGTCGGCGGAAGACGTCTCGCACGCCCACGACGCCGTGGCCGCCGCTCAGGCCGCGCTCGACGCCGCTCGCCAGCAGGCGCAATCGAACCGCGCGCTGACCGACCGCACATCGATCGAACAGCATCCGGATGTGCGGGCTGCCGCCGCCAAGCTCCGCGACGCCTACCTCGAGTACGCGCGCAATACGCTGCCGGCGCCGGTGACGGGCTACGTCGCGCAACGCTCGGTGCAAGTGGGCGAGCGCGTCGCGCCGGGCACGCCGCTGATGTCGATCGTGCCGCTCGACGGCGTGTGGGTCGATGCGAACTTCAAGGAAGTGCAACTGCGCCGGATGCGCATCGGCCAGCCGGTCACGATGACCGCGGATGTCTACGGTTCGAGCGTCAAGTACCACGGACGGGTGATTGGCTTCTCGGCGGGCACGGGCAGCGCGTTCGCGACGCTGCCGGCGCAGAACGCGACCGGCAACTGGATCAAGATCGTGCAGCGCTTGCCGGTGCGTATCGCGCTCGACCCGAAGGAGCTGGAGGCGCATCCGCTTCGCATTGGGCTGTCGATGGATGTCGACGCGGACACGCGCGACGTTTCCGGCACGCAACTCGGCGCTGCTGTGAACACGACCTACCACACCGATGTGTTTGCGCAGTACGGCGATAAGGCCGACGCGGAGATCGCGAAGATTATCGAGCAGAACGAAGTGACGGCGCCGTCGAAGGTGACCACGTCGGCTGCTAGGAAGGTGGCGATGCGGGAGCAGGCGCGCGGTTAG